The stretch of DNA ATACCGCATCGCATCTGTCGGCCATGGCACAATGTGTCGGCTATATTCTGGCAGCCATTGGCCCGCTGGTCGTCGGCGTCATCTATAACGCGACGGGTAGTTTTGCGGCCTGCGGTCTGTTCTTCGCGGCTCTTGGACTGGGGGCTGCGATCAATGGCTGGCTTGCGGGTCGGTCAGGGCATGTCGGCATAGCCGACGATTGAACCGGCTCAAGGCGCGTTGCCTGCGATCTGACGCAATAAGGCGACGAAATGGCTGGTTCTTATACTACCCGTTCTGGTGTTTGCCACGGTTTGAACGATCACCATTTTCCGCGCAGGTATGACGGCAATGCGCTGCCCTCCATAACCGGATGCGACGGCCGCGCCAGGGCCGAAATTGTCGGGATTGAGCGTCCACCACAGATAACCATAACCGAACCGGCCTCGGCCTGTTGCGGAATGGGGCGTCAACGATTCTTGTACCCATGCGGCAGGAACAATTTGTTTGCCCTGCCATTGGCCGTCGTTGAGATAGAGTGAGCCGAACCGCGCCATGTCTCGCGCCGACATCCTGAATGTATAAGCGGGATGGACCGAGTGTTTTTCGAGCACATAGCGGCCATTTGCAGTCGCATAATCCTGCATGTCGAGAGGCGTGGCGATATGCTGGGTAAAACTCTCGAAAATATCTTCGCCGGTCTTCTCGCGGTAGATCGTACCCAGTGCGTTGAAATCCCAGTTGTTATAGAACCAGAAAGATCCCGGTGCATGGCTGCCTCTTTCGGGACGCCTGCGGCGCATATCCGCGGTTTCGTGTGCTGCGCGATGATAGATACCGGAGCGCGCCTTGAGAAGATCACGCACCGTTGCAGTCTTTTCCGTAGGAGTGAGCGGTGGCTTGTCGTCAATTTTCAATTGCGCAAGCGTGTTATCGAGATTGATTTTTCCTTCCGCAACCGCAATTCCGTAAAGCGCACCGAGAAAACTTTTTCGTACCGACGCCGCGTTTACCAGTCGCGCCACATCACCATGGCTTTCAACCACTTTGCCATCGCTGATCACCATCAGCGCGGTGGGCTCGTAAGTCTCGACGTAATTGTGGATGGCTTTTTTGGTTTCGGGCAACAGTGTATCCGCGTTTTGCCACTTTTGCGCTGCGGCTTGCTGACTTGCGCAGAAAACCACCACAATCAACGTGAACAGGATGGATGCAGAGTTGCGCATGGGTGCTCGCAAAATTGCTGGCCAGTATCTTCATTAAGCTGAAGAGTAACGGGCAGGGCATAAGTGGAAAACCCCGGACTGACCGGGGTTTGATGCTTCATTACACGAACTGGCCGAGGCCGGGAATAGCGCCTACAACTGCATCAACCGGCGCGTCGCCAGCTTTTTCCTTGGCAAAGCGAATGGTTTCCTTCGAGACGCCGGAAATTTCACTCATGCCAAGACCTGCGCTCATGAGCTGTGAGCCGAGACCCATGACGCCGCCCATCAGACCCGACAGAAATCCGCCTTTTTCGACCTGCGAGACGGCATCCTCAGCGCCTGGAATGGCCGCCAAAAGTTTTTGCACCTCATTGGCCGGGCCTTCCTTCTGAAGAAACGCCAGAATCATGCCGACGGCTTTTTGTGCGGTAGCCGCATCGATGCCGACATTGGCGGTGATGCGTGCGATCAGTTCATCCATAGGCTTTCTCCCAAAAATACTTACGTTTACGTAATATGCATCCTTGCAGGAGCTTTGCAAGCGCTGCTTGCCTTTTGAAAACAGAAAACGAGGTCTGAATTGTGACAGGCACGGGTACAGCAACACGAAAGCAGGTTTATCGTTGTCGGACGATCTTCGTGCGGCTATATCATACGATATGTAACTTTTGACAGGAGCACTCCGCCTGATGAATGCTGATGACGCTATTTTCCTTGGCGCAAGCCGCAAGCCCGACGATACTTATCAGCAGCCGGAATATCTGGAGCTGAAATATGGCAACAGGCACGGCCTTGTCACGGGGGCGACCGGCACGGGCAAAACGGTGACGTTGCAGGTTCTGGCGGAAAGCTTTTCCGCGGCTGGTGTTCCGGTTTTCTGCGCCGATATCAAGGGCGACCTTTCTGGCATCGGTGCGGTCGGCGTTGCCAATGATGGGCTTTCCAAGCGCGCAAACGAAATCAAGCTCGATCCTTATGAGATGCGAGCATCCCCGGTGATTTTTTGGGATATCTTCGGCGAGCAGGGCCATCCTGTTCGCGCTACCATTTCCGAGATGGGGCCACTTCTGCTTTCGCGACTGATGAATCTGACCGAAGCGCAGGAAGGTGTGCTCAATATTGCCTTCCGCCTTTCGGATGAAGAAGGCTTGTTGCTGATCGACCTCAAGGATTTGCAGGCGATCCTTTCTGAAATGGCTGAGCGTTCGGCGGAGCTTTCCGCCAAGTATGGCAACGTCAACAAGGCGTCGGTCGGTGCTGTGCAACGCTCGCTTCTGGTGCTTGATCAGCAGGGCGGCTCGAAATTTTTTGGCGAACCGGCCTTAAACATTGCCGATCTGATGCGTACCACGACCGATGGTCGCGGTGTGGTGAGTGTTCTCGCTGCCGACAAGTTGATGATGAGCCCTCGTCTTTATGCGACTTTCCTGCTCTGGCTGATGTCGGAACTGTTCGAAGTTTTACCCGAGGTGGGCGATCCGGATAAGCCAAAACTGGTCTTCTTCTTCGACGAGGCGCATCTGCTGTTTGACGAGGCACCCAAGGCGCTGGTCGACCGCGTAGAACAGGTTGTACGACTGATCCGCTCCAAAGGCGTGGGCGTTTATTTCGTGACGCAGAACCCGCTCGACGTGCCGGAAAGGGTTCTGGCGCAGCTTGGCAATCGGATTCAGCATGCGCTTCGAGCCTACACACCGCGCGAAACCAATGCAGTGAAGACCGCGGCCGACACGTTCCGACCCAATCCTGATTTCAAGACCTATGACGCTATCACCAATCTTAGCACAGGCGAGGCGCTGGTTTCTACCTTGCAGGAAAAGGGTGTGCCGTCCATCGTGCAGCGCACGCTGATCCGTCCGCCATCCTCGCGCATCGGCCCGCTGACGGGGGAAGAACGCGCTAAGATCATTGCTGCAAGCCCTGTCTCGGGGCAATATGATCAGGCGGTTGATCGGGATTCAGCCTTTGAGATGCTTGCGCGTAAAGCACAAAATGCAGCAGTCGCGCAGCAGAAGAGCAAGGACAACGAACAGGGCAGCGGTGGTGTGCTTGGCGATCTGGTCGGCACAGCATTGGGGACCGGACGCCGTTCCGGACGGCAAACAGTTGCGGAAGCGGCTATGAAGTCGGTCGTCCGCTCAGTGGGAAGTTCAATCGGACGCGCGCTGGTGCGCGGTATT from Brucella sp. BE17 encodes:
- a CDS encoding DUF2267 domain-containing protein; this encodes MDELIARITANVGIDAATAQKAVGMILAFLQKEGPANEVQKLLAAIPGAEDAVSQVEKGGFLSGLMGGVMGLGSQLMSAGLGMSEISGVSKETIRFAKEKAGDAPVDAVVGAIPGLGQFV
- a CDS encoding helicase HerA-like C-terminal domain-containing protein, which codes for MNADDAIFLGASRKPDDTYQQPEYLELKYGNRHGLVTGATGTGKTVTLQVLAESFSAAGVPVFCADIKGDLSGIGAVGVANDGLSKRANEIKLDPYEMRASPVIFWDIFGEQGHPVRATISEMGPLLLSRLMNLTEAQEGVLNIAFRLSDEEGLLLIDLKDLQAILSEMAERSAELSAKYGNVNKASVGAVQRSLLVLDQQGGSKFFGEPALNIADLMRTTTDGRGVVSVLAADKLMMSPRLYATFLLWLMSELFEVLPEVGDPDKPKLVFFFDEAHLLFDEAPKALVDRVEQVVRLIRSKGVGVYFVTQNPLDVPERVLAQLGNRIQHALRAYTPRETNAVKTAADTFRPNPDFKTYDAITNLSTGEALVSTLQEKGVPSIVQRTLIRPPSSRIGPLTGEERAKIIAASPVSGQYDQAVDRDSAFEMLARKAQNAAVAQQKSKDNEQGSGGVLGDLVGTALGTGRRSGRQTVAEAAMKSVVRSVGSSIGRALVRGILGGFRR
- a CDS encoding serine hydrolase, with amino-acid sequence MRNSASILFTLIVVVFCASQQAAAQKWQNADTLLPETKKAIHNYVETYEPTALMVISDGKVVESHGDVARLVNAASVRKSFLGALYGIAVAEGKINLDNTLAQLKIDDKPPLTPTEKTATVRDLLKARSGIYHRAAHETADMRRRRPERGSHAPGSFWFYNNWDFNALGTIYREKTGEDIFESFTQHIATPLDMQDYATANGRYVLEKHSVHPAYTFRMSARDMARFGSLYLNDGQWQGKQIVPAAWVQESLTPHSATGRGRFGYGYLWWTLNPDNFGPGAAVASGYGGQRIAVIPARKMVIVQTVANTRTGSIRTSHFVALLRQIAGNAP